The Micromonospora sp. Llam0 genome includes a window with the following:
- a CDS encoding helix-turn-helix domain-containing protein has product MVEMAESEGSDFSRRLGQLRTERDMSLRQLARATFYSKSYLHELENGSKRPTAQAAQRLDSALRAGGELSALADTQRGSSKLSGVRG; this is encoded by the coding sequence ATGGTCGAGATGGCAGAGTCAGAAGGTTCGGACTTCTCCCGTCGACTGGGTCAATTGCGGACCGAGCGCGATATGTCGCTGCGTCAGCTCGCCAGGGCGACCTTCTACAGCAAGTCCTATCTGCATGAGCTCGAAAACGGCTCTAAGCGCCCAACGGCGCAGGCTGCCCAGCGTCTCGATTCTGCGCTCCGAGCCGGCGGTGAATTGTCAGCACTAGCTGACACTCAAAGGGGCTCTTCGAAGTTGAGCGGGGTTCGCGGTTGA